A genome region from Solanum pennellii chromosome 12, SPENNV200 includes the following:
- the LOC107005641 gene encoding pentatricopeptide repeat-containing protein At1g53600, mitochondrial, giving the protein MISKLNPLHGSFLLSFSEFSLPNLKYSTSSKTLFNAGTKTNKFLIYCNTQIARNGRNGDIKEAESIFYSMPSKNIVSWTAMLTAYSQNRQLKNAREVFDKMPERSVASWNAMLTAYMRNRVDINEIFSFFQLMPERNPVSFAAMITSFVNAGRVDMAEDLYNRTPMVFREPVCSNVLINGYLKVGKLNDAVRVFDGMVQKDIVSCSAMIDGYSKNGRVIEARELFDTMKERNEVTWGAMIDGYMKVCCFEDGFDLFLRMRREGDVRLEPTILTIVLEACGRFSKHQQGYQVHGLVSRLGFEFDVFLGNSLITMYSRFGCVNAAKSVFDSMLRKDVISWNSLISGFVQAGKLEEGYELFKRAPEKDVVSWTAMITGFSEKGLTEICVELFKMIPEKDDVAWTALISGFVNKWEYEEAFRWFVKMLQSAVRPNPLTLSSMLSASAGMVMLNQGLQIHALVLKMDMELDLSIQTSLISMYSKCGSLDDAYRIFKFINYPNIVSFNAMITGFAQNGYGEEALRLFHQLQNEGEQPNGITFLGVLSACMHAGLVEEGWNYFKSMKSLYNIEPEPDHYTSMVDILGRAGLLDEAVSLIYSMPFKTHSGVWGALLGASKTHLRLDLAKLAAEKILDLEPSSAAPYVVLSDLYCIVGKKKDEERVRLAKKLKRIKKIPGCSWVLLKNNIGLFLSGDQSHLNFDEIGCTLWTIMDDTKQVSCIDHDLLSL; this is encoded by the coding sequence ATGATATCAAAGCTGAACCCTTTACATGGCTcctttcttctctctttctcaGAATTTTCACTTCCAAACCTTAAATACTCAACTTCTTCGAAGACCCTTTTCAACGCTGGcactaaaacaaacaaattctTGATTTACTGCAACACCCAAATCGCAAGAAATGGCCGAAACGGAGACATTAAAGAAGCTGAATCCATTTTCTACAGTATGCCCAGCAAAAATATCGTTTCTTGGACGGCAATGCTCACTGCATACTCACAAAACAGACAACTCAAGAATGCACGTGAAGTGTTTGATAAAATGCCTGAGAGGAGTGTTGCTTCGTGGAATGCAATGCTGACTGCTTATATGAGGAATAGAGTTGATATTAATGAgatttttagtttctttcagCTGATGCCAGAGAGAAATCCGGTGTCTTTTGCTGCGATGATTACTAGTTTTGTTAATGCAGGGAGGGTTGATATGGCAGAGGATTTGTATAATCGTACTCCTATGGTTTTCCGGGAACCTGTTTGTTCAAATGTATTGATAAATGGGTATTTGAAAGTTGGGAAGTTAAATGATGCAGTTCGTGTTTTTGATGGTATGGTGCAGAAAGATATTGTTTCTTGTAGTGCAATGATTGATGGTTACTCTAAGAATGGGAGAGTTATTGAGGCTCGGGAGTTGTTTGATACGATGAAGGAGAGAAATGAGGTAACTTGGGGTGCTATGATTGATGGGTATATGAAAGTTTGTTGTTTCGAGGATGGGTTTGATTTGTTTCTAAGAATGAGAAGAGAAGGTGATGTGAGACTGGAGCCTACTATACTAACAATCGTTTTAGAAGCTTGTGGAAGATTTAGTAAGCATCAACAAGGTTATCAAGTCCATGGATTGGTTTCTCGTTTGGGATTTGAATTTGATGTTTTCTTGGGTAATTCATTGATCACTATGTACTCTAGATTTGGTTGTGTAAATGCAGCTAAAAGTGTGTTTGATTCGATGTTAAGGAAAGACGTCATTTCATGGAATTCACTTATTAGTGGTTTTGTTCAAGCTGGAAAACTTGAAGAGGGATATGAGCTTTTCAAAAGAGCTCCGGAAAAGGATGTTGTTTCATGGACAGCCATGATTACAGGGTTTTCTGAAAAGGGGTTGACTGAAATTTGTGTCGAGCTATTTAAAATGATTCCCGAGAAAGATGATGTTGCATGGACAGCTCTTATCTCTGGTTTTGTGAATAAATGGGAATATGAGGAGGCTTTCCGTTGGTTTGTTAAAATGCTTCAAAGTGCAGTTAGACCAAATCCTCTAACTTTAAGTAGCATGCTTAGTGCTTCAGCTGGTATGGTCATGTTGAATCAAGGACTGCAAATTCATGCTCTTGTTTTGAAAATGGATATGGAGTTAGATTTGTCTATCCAAACTTCTCTTATCTCAATGTATTCGAAGTGTGGAAGTTTAGATGATGCCTATAGGAtctttaaattcataaattaccCGAATATTGTTTCTTTCAATGCAATGATTACTGGATTTGCCCAAAATGGCTATGGCGAAGAAGCTCTAAGGTTGTTTCACCAGTTGCAGAATGAAGGTGAGCAACCTAATGGCATCACTTTTCTAGGGGTTCTCTCGGCCTGTATGCATGCGGGGCTCGTAGAAGAAGGATGGAACTACTTCAAATCCATGAAATCATTATACAACATTGAACCAGAGCCTGATCATTATACTAGCATGGTTGATATCCTAGGACGAGCTGGTTTACTCGATGAAGCAGTTAGTCTAATCTATTCAATGCCATTCAAGACACATTCAGGGGTTTGGGGTGCTCTTCTTGGTGCCAGCAAGACTCATTTGCGCCTTGATCTTGCAAAGCTTGCAGCTGAAAAGATTTTGGACTTGGAACCAAGTAGTGCAGCTCCGTATGTGGTCTTGTCAGACCTTTATTGTATTGTTGGAAAGAAGAAAGACGAGGAACGGGTTAGGCTGgcaaagaaattgaaaagaataaagaaaattcCAGGTTGCAGTTGGGTTTTGTTGAAGAACAATATTGGTTTATTTCTCTCTGGAGATCAGTCCCATTTGAACTTTGATGAGATCGGCTGCACATTGTGGACGATTATGGATGACACGAAACAAGTAAGTTGCATAGATCATGACTTGTTATCACTGTAA
- the LOC107006948 gene encoding keratin-associated protein 5-1-like: MDVIGIVFIVLASVLFISCNLLCCLCAGRGGGRLKKSPDIEKGRKKTTTSIGSRATQDGNMVILAGAGGAVVGTAIATDVMTSKDKRDCDNKGSNSNISGGCGVVVGGGGGGGTDSSTNHGCCCGGDGCGGGGCGGGCGGCGG; encoded by the coding sequence CTTTTCATAAGTTGTAATTTATTATGCTGCCTGTGCGCGGGCCGAGGTGGAGGTAGATTGAAGAAGTCACCTGATATCGAAAAAGGTAGGAAAAAGACCACTACTAGCATCGGTAGCCGTGCCACACAAGATGGAAATATGGTTATTTTGGCTGGAGCGGGTGGTGCGGTAGTTGGCACGGCTATAGCTACTGATGTCATGACTAGTAAAGATAAACGTGATTGTGATAATAAAGGtagtaatagtaatattagTGGTGGTTGTGGAGTTGTAGTTGGaggaggtggtggtggtggtacAGATTCAAGTACGAATCACGGGTGTTGTTGTGGCGGTGATggttgtggtggtggtggttgcGGTGGTGGTTGTGGTGGATGTGGAGGTTAG
- the LOC107005964 gene encoding glycine-rich protein 23-like — MKQDEEKEKSLVSGGGNIHSIDDGAIGMATLTSITCSGGGDGGEGGGGFGGRGGGGGYGGGWGGGGDGCGGGGGFGGGGGGDGGGGGGGGGGDGRGGGGEGGGGGDGGGGGDGGGGGGGGGGGGGGGGGGC, encoded by the exons ATGAAG caagatgaagaaaaagaaaagagtctcGTGAGTGGTGGAGGAAACATTCATAGTATAGATGATGGTGCTATTGGCATGGCTACTCTCACTAGCATAACATGTAGTGGAGGTG GCGATGGCGGAGAAGGTGGTGGTGGTTTTGGTGGAAGAGGGGGTGGTGGTGGTTATGGTGGAGGAtggggtggtggtggtgatggttgtggaggtggtggtggtttTGGTGGAGGAGGGGGtggtgatggtggtggtggtggtggaggtggaggtggtGATGGCAGAGGAGGAGGTGGCGAAGGAGGAGGAGGTGGTGATGGAGGAGGAGGTGGTGATGGTggtggaggaggaggaggaggtggtggtggtggtggaggagGTGGTGGTGGATGTTGA
- the LOC107005963 gene encoding loricrin-like has product MVILAGAGGAIVGTTIASGVMTSNDKRDCDNKGGNSNISGGCGVVVGGSDGGTDNSGTNFCGDNDCGGDCGEFGGIIVAFVMSFICCICCSKMLKSVETIPGGGILHASQTSRVSGGRRNNNNIDGVLAMASLTSITCDTSNTFGGFQCHGGGGGWGGGGGGGGGGGGGF; this is encoded by the exons ATGGTTATTTTGGCTGGAGCAGGTGGTGCGATAGTTGGCACAACTATAGCTAGTGGTGTCATGACAAGTAACGATAAACGCGATTGTGATAATAAGGGTGGTAATAGTAATATTAGTGGTGGTTGTGGAGTTGTAGTTGGAGGTAGTGATGGTGGTACAGATAATTCGGGCACGAATTTTTGTGGCGATAATGATTGTGGTGGTGATTGTGGTGAATTTGGAG GTATAATTGTGGCATTTGTTATGTCATTTATTTGTTGTATTTGTTGTAGCAAGATGTTGAAGAGTGTTGAGACTATTCCTGGTGGTGGAATATTGCATGCAAGCCAAACAAGTAGAGTTTCTGGTGGAAGAaggaacaataataatattgatgGTGTTCTTGCTATGGCTAGTTTAACAAGCATAACGTGTGATACAAGTAATACGTTCGGAGGTTTTCAATGTCacggtggtggtggtggttggGGTGgcggaggaggaggaggaggaggtggtggtggtggatTTTGA